TCACCATCACCGTATCGTAAGAAGTTACCAACATAGGCCTACCCGCCAGTTAACGCCTACAGCAGGCGCGGAAGTGAAAAAGCAACAGCAAGCGTTATACGGTTTGCTATGGCTAAATTATCGGCAACGTTAGCCCGATGCTTATTACCATTTTTATAAATAAAAGAGTTTATCGGGAACAGCAGCATTATCCCCAGCCTGAGCGCCACCCTGCCTGGCTCGGGCATGCTTTTCTGCCACCCAAATACATAAGACTTACTTTTGTTTCCCTGGGGAATTATTACGTTAATTTTAACTGCGCATACTATAATTTAGCGGTTTTTGTACTGAGAAAAAGGCAATATAACCGCCGTTTTTCCAGGGTTACAGCGCCATCTATACCTATAAAAATGAGAATTCCCTCAAACGATCAAAGAAAATAGCATTGATCTCTCCTTTCGGATAGATGTTACGAGAAGAGATCTTTTCATTATCAGCCACAGGGGAGAAGATAAGCCTTGTGACGCGGCTTTCCGGTTGTCAACAAAACCGCAGCGTTAAAATTTTAACTTTCTGGTTACCGCTTTGCTGAAGCTTGCTATATAGTAAAAGTGGCTAATATAAAGGGTTTAAAATTAAATCCAGCATACTTTCTGGATGATAAGCTGTTTTTCGTTTGGTTTTTTCTTGTATTTATTGCTTTTGGGTAACGCTCTTTACTGAACACCAGGTGATAACGTCATTACGCCATCGCTATCAGTAAGGAAAATTTATGAAACTGAAGTTATTGCTGGCTGTAGCCGGCTGCGCGCTTCCGCTTATCGCTACATCCTCTTTTGCCGCCACCACCACCGGCACCATTAATGCAACATTAACGCTAACCACCGGCTGTCTGGTTAACGGCCAGCCCGGCACCACCGGCGTTAACTTCGGTACGTTGGACTTTGGCAGCAGCGCTGCGACCTTTGATACCTTAAACGCCACGTTGGTCGGCGCGGCGGGCACCGGTATTTATGTACGCTGCACCACCGGCCAAACCTATAATGTGCAGGTCACCAGCAGCAATGCCGCGCCAGCGACCGTGTATGGCGAAGTGACCGGTCAGCCGCGTTATCTGCTGTTGGGATCCGATAATACTCAGGGCATCTCTTACACCCTCTACAGCGATGCAGGCTTTGCCAACGCCATTGCGAATAATACTAACCTGCCCGCCAACGGCACGGCCGATCCTACGCTGGGTGAGAATTACCAAATTTTTGGCCGCATTGTTGGCGGTGGATTTGACGCCACCATTCCGGCTGGCACCTATACCGATACCATCAGCGTTGCCGTGAACTACTGAGACCGCCGCCAGGAAAAGCAACGTGTCGTGGAAATGGCTGCGCGCAGCGGGCCGTTATGGCCCGCCGATTCTATTGGCGCTGATAACGGGTAATTATGCTCTGGCATTGCCAACGCAAACCTTTCAGGTGAGCGCGGCAATTGTGGCCGGCTGCGTGGTTTCCGGCACCAATACCGGCGTATTCGGCGCGCTTAATTTTGGGACGCGATCGGGCGTAGAAACCAACACCATCAGCGCCAGCTATGTGCAAAGCAGCAATATTAATATCGCCTGTACGCCCGGCACCTCGTTGTCGATGAGCATTAACGGCGGCAGCTATTACACCACCACGCGCAATCTGAAGCTGGCGAATTTTAACAATACGGTGGCTTATCGTCTCTATACCAATGCCAGCTACAGCGCCGCCAGCGAAATTCCGGTTAATCAGAATGTAGCGCTGAGCTACAGCAATGCCAATAACATTACTTTGCCAATTTATGGCCGTTTACAGCTCAGCGGCGTTCAACGCCCCGGTAGTTACAGCGATACGCTAACGGTGACGCTAAGCTGGTAATAAATAACAAGGATTTAGGTATGACGCTCTTTCGCACGCTTATGATGGCTCTCTTTATGCTGCTCGCTCCGCTGGCCCATGCGGCCAATTCGGTTATGATCTGGCCTATCGATCCCAAAATAATCAGCGAAGATAAGGCCAGCGAACTGTGGCTGGAGAACCGCGGCAAAGCGACCACGCTCATGCAAGTGCGCATCTTCGCCTGGCAACAGGTAGAGGGCCGTGAACAGTATCAAACCCAGCAGCAGGTGCTGGCCAGCCCACCGGTGGTGAGAATCGAGCCGGGGCAAAAACAGCTGGTGCGCCTGATTAAAATGACGCCGCCCGCAGCCGGACAAGAGGTCGCTTACCGCGTGGTGTTGGATGAGATCCCGACGCCGCAGCAGCCGGGAGAAAATCAGGCCGGGCTGCGCTTTCAGATGCGCTATTCAGTTCCGCTGTTCGTGTATGGTAGCGGACTGTCGCCGGATAGCTCGTTGCCACAGCTGAGCTGGCGGACGGTAATGGAAGGCGGCCAGCGCTGGCTGGAAATGAACAACCGCGGCGCCATTCACGCCCGGCTCAGCAATGTCTCATTAAACGGGCGCGCCCTGGGGGATGGATTGTTTGGTTACGTGCTGGCGAATAGCCGTCACCGCTGGCCGCTCTCTTTCGCTCCCGCTTCCGGCGCACAGCTCTCCGCGGAGGTAAACAATAAAAGCTGGCGCAGCGCCAGCAGCGCCCATTAATTTATGAACCTGCTTCGCTGGCCAGCGCTGCGCTGCGGCTCGCTGGCTGTCGTCGGCCTTTATGGCTGCCTTTTACCCTTAAGCGGCGGCGCGGAAACCTTTTCCTCTTTGCCGCCGCCGCCGTCGGCGTCCAGCCAACAGAACGCCAGCCCGCAATATATGCTGGGGCTGGTGGTGAACCAGCAGGAGAGCGACCAGGTGGTGCCGGTGATCTTTCGCAACGGGCACTACTGGCTGCGCGCCGGAGATTTACGGCGGGCCGGGCTGCCTGCGGAAAAACTCAACGGCGCAGAGGTGGATATCTCCGCCATGCCGAAAATTCAGGCGGAGTATGACAGTCAGCGGCAGCGCCTGCTGCTGACCGTTCCCGCCGACTGGCTGCCGGAACAGACCTTTAACGGCAGAGATAACGCCCAGCGCTATCCGGCGCAAAGCAGTACCGGCGCGCTGCTTAATTACGATTTTTATACCAGCCATAACAGTCAGGCGGGCAGCCGGCTTTCGGCGTGGAATGAGTTTCGTCTGTTCGGTGCAGCGGGCCAGTTTTCTTCTAACGGCGTCTGGCAAGAGCAGCTTAGCGGCAATGGCTATCTTAACGATGGTTACCTGCGCTACGACACCTGATGGAGCTACGAAGATGAAACCCGCGCCCTGAGCTGGCGCGTTGGCGATCTGGTCACCGATGCGCTGGGCTGGAGCAGCAGCGTCCGGCTGGGCGGTATTCAGCTGGCGCGTGATTTTAGCGTACGGCCGGATATGGTGACCTGGCCGCTGCCAAGCTTTGCCGGACAGGCGGCGGTACCTTCCACTGTCGATCTGTTCGTCAATGGCTATCGCACCAGCAGTAATCAGGTTCAGCCCGGCCCGTGGACGATGAATAATATGCCGTTCGTTAACGGTGCCGGTGATGCGGTAGTAGTGACCACTGACGCAGTAGGGCGTCAGGTCAGCACGTCCCTGCCGTTTTATGTCTCCAGCGATCTGCTCAAATCCGGCCTTTCCGACTTCTCTTTTTCCGCCGGGGCGCTGCGTAATAATTACGGTATCAAAAATTTTGATTACGGTACGGCGGCCGCCAGCGGATCTTATCGTTATGGCGTGGCCAACTGGCTGACGCTGGAAACCCATGCGGAAGGTGCCGACAGCCTGGCGCTGGGCGGCGGCGGCGTGCAGCTCAGGCTGGGCGCTTTCGGCGTGGTAAACGGCGCGCTGGCGCAAAGCCGGATGGATGGCACCAGCGGAGCGCAGTACAGCTGGGGCTATCAATATAACAACCGCTGGTTTAGCCTGGGCACCCAGCATACTATCCGCAGCACGGATTTCGCCGATCTGGCGCTGTATAGCACCCGCAGTACCAATACCAACGATATTACCTGGTCGTTAAGCCGTCGTAGCGCCCAGTACAATGCCAGCGTGTCGCTAAACCGCCTCGGCAGTCTTGGCGCCGCCTTTATTGACATCACCAGCGGCAGCGGCGATCGCACGCGCCTTTGGAACCTCTCCTGGAGCAAAAACCTTTGGGGTAATAGCAGCCTGTACGTGGCCGCCACGCGTGATGTTAGCAGCGGCGCATGGACCGGCGCAGTTTCATTGATTATCCCCTTCGGCGAGCACAGCAACGCCAGCCTCAGTTTTGAACGCGATCAGCAGGGCGGTAATGCGCAGCGCGTTTATCTGTCGCGGGCGATGCCCAGCGACGGCGGCTTCGCCTGGGACGCCTCCTGGGCCAATCAGAACAGCGGCGGCGATTATCGCCAGGGCAGCCTGCGCTGGCGCAACCAGAAGATCGATACCTCTACCGGCTTTTACGGTGACAGCGATAACCGCACCGAATGGGCAGATGTTACCGGTTCGCTGGTGCTGATGGATAGCCGCCTGTTTGCCGCCAACGAAGTGAGCGATGCGTTTGTGCTGGTCAAAACCGGTTATCCGGACGTGACGGTGCGCTATGAAAACCAGGTGATGGGCCGCACGGACCGCGACGGCTACCTGCTGGTGCCGCGTATCAGCTCTTACTATCCGGCGAAGTATGATATCGACGCGCTCGATTTACCGGCAGATATGACGGTGCCGCGCGTGGAGCAGCGCTTTGCGGTGAAACGTCAGAGCGGCTTCCTGCTGCGCTTCTCGATTGAGCCGCTGCGCGCCGCAAGCGTAATTCTGTACAACCAGCACGGCGAACCGCTGCCGGTTTCCAGTCAGGTGCTACGTTCCGGCCAGCCGACAGAGTATGTCGGCTGGGACGGGCTGGCCTGGCTGGATAATCTTCAGAGCGAGAACGCTATCACGGTAGTCACGCCCGACGGACGGCACTGCATCACCCACCTCTCGCTGGCGCAGGGGCGACCGCAGGCGCTGAAAGTCTACGGCCCGGTGATTTGCCCGCTGCCGGAACGGCCAGACGACGTGCCGGACAGCTCATCTACTAACTCAACCGCAGGAATTTTGCCATGACGATACGGCCAGCGCTGTTTTTAGCTCTGCTGCTGGGCGGCTTTAGCGGGACGCTGCATGCGGCCTGTACCCTGCCCGCGTCTACCGCCAGCTTCGGTTCGGTCACCTCTTTCGCCATTAACAGCACCGCCAGCACCAGCTCAACTACGGCTAACGTTAACTGCGGCGCCGGTAGTGTGCTGTCGTTACTGTCGGGCAATAATATTACGCTGCGCCTCGCCAGCGCTTCTAACGTGTCCGGCACACGCGGCACGCTGACGCTGGCGGGCGCCAGCGGCGGCGATAACATTCCGCTACAGCTCTGTACAGCCTCAACCTGCGCCACGGAGATGACCATCGGCGCTGCGGCTATCACCTACAGCCCTGCACAGTTGGTAAACCTGATCGGCCTGCTTGGCGGGCTTAACTTCTCGATTCCGCTCTATTTACGCACCGTGCCCGGGCAGGTGGTCGCCGCCGGCACCTACAGCGGTACGCTGAACCTGGCGGTAACGTACCGTATCTGTACCGGCATTGCGGCGCTCGGCCTCTGCCTGGCGGGTCAGGATCAAAACGGCTCCGGCACTATTCCTATTACGGTTACCCTGACCGTCACTAACGACTGCACCACTATTACCGCGCCTAATATCAGCTTCGGCAGCGCGCCGCTGGTCAGCAGCTTTTCTGCCATATCGCAGTCGATCAGCGTGGTGTGTACCAAAGGCAGCACCTACACGGTGGGATTAAGCAACGGCAATAACGCCAATGGCAGCATGCGCAATATGGCGAACGGCACAAATCGGTTGAGCTATGAGATTTATAAAGGCAGCAGCACCAACCGCTGGGGACCTGCCGGTACGGAACGCCAGTCGAGCGTCAATGCCGCCAGCGTGAGCAGCAATGGCCTCACGCGGACTTTCCCCTACACGGCGCGTATCTTAAGCACGCAAAACACGCCGCCGGCAGGAAACTATACCGACAGCGTGGTAGTGGATTTAGCGTTCTGATCAGAGGGCGGTGGCGGTTACGTGCTGCTGACGCATTTGATATTGCTTCAGCAAACGTTTGATAAGCAGCGTACCCAGCAGACCGCAGACCGCGGCGAAGGTCAGCCAGACGCCGGGCATCGCTTTATCGCCGGTGGCATGAATAAGATAGCTGGAGACGGCCGGGGTAAAGCCGCCGAACAGCGCGGTCGCCAGGCTATAGGCCAGCGAGAAGCCGCTGGCGCGCACCTCAGCGGGCATCACCTCGGCCAAATAGACCACCATCGCCCCATTGTAACTGGCATACAGAAAAGAGAGCCACAATTCCGCCTCCAGCAGATGGGCGAAGGAAGGCGATCCCACCAGCCAGTGCAGCACCGGCCAGGCGGTTAATATCATCAACAGGGTAAAGGTAATCAATAACGGACGACGACCCACCCGATCGGACAACGCACCCATTAGCGGCAGCCAGATTAGGTTAGAGAGACCGATGCACAGCGTGACGAGGAAGCTCTGCTTATCGCTCATCATCAACACGGTTTTGCCAAAGGTCGGGGTAAAGGCGGTGATCATATAAAACATCACGGTGGTGGTGACCACCATCAGCATGCCCGCCAGCACCAGCGCCCAGTTACTGGCGACCGTGCGTACAATGGCACCCATAGAAGGATGCTGCTTACGCTGGCTGAAGGCCTCCGTCTCTTCCAGCATGCGACGGATCCAGAACAGGAACGGCACAATCAGGCAGCCCACGACAAACGGAATGCGCCAGCCCCACTCGGTCACCTGCTGCGGCGCTAACAGATGGTTAAGCAGCAGGCCAAGCAGCGCGGCAAAAATCACCGCGATCTGCTGGCTGCCGGACTGCCAGCTAACATAAAAACCTTTACGCCCTTTCGGCGCAACTTCAGAAAGATAGACCGAGACGCCGCCCAGTTCGACGCCAGCGGAAAAACCCTGCAGCAGGCGCCCCAGCAGGATCAGCATCGGCGCGGCGGCGCCAAGGGTGGCGTAGCCCGGCACGCAGGCGATGGTGAGCGTGCCCAACGCCATCAGCCCCAGCGTAAGCAGCAGTCCTTTGCGGCGGCCATGATGATCGATATAGGCACCCAGCACGATCGCGCCCAGCGGGCGCATCAGAAAACCTGCCCCGAAAGTCATCAGCGTCAACATTAGCGAGGCGAATGGGTTGTCGCCGGGAAAGAAAGTTTTAGCGATGGCGCTGGCATAATAGCCGAACACCATAAAATCATACATTTCGAGAAAATTGCCGCTGGTTACGCTAAAAATGGTTTTAGCAGCGCTGCGGCGTGGGCTTTGTAAATTTCTGGCTACGTTCATACCGGCTTCCTTGTGTTTTTCCCTCTTGTAGCCCGATTTTTGCCATTATAACGTGATTACTGTCACCATTTCAGTTTACAAAACGATCGGTTTAGTAACTTTTATTTAACAAGGTCGCCATTGGCCTATTTTACTCGGCGAAAAACGCCATTAGCCGGTAATTATTCATATTTGTTAATATTTTCTTATACTTTCCCGCTGCGTTTTTTTGCAGCCAGGTCAGCTACTTGACTGATCCAAACAGTTACCGGCCTCGACATCCGCTCAGTTTCTCCTAGCCTTTACAGTGAATTTCATTAAATACATCAGGAGGAAACATGGCAGACCAATATAAAATGCAGAATCCTCTCACCCAGTACTACGCCGGTGAATACCCGAAACAACGTCAACCCGCGCCAGGCATCCAGCAGGATATGCAGCCGGTGCCGGACTGCGGCGAAAAAAGCTACCGCGGCAGTCAGCGTCTGGAAGGACGCAAGGCGCTGGTAACCGGCGCTGATTCCGGTATTGGCCGCGCCGCCGCTATTGCTTATGCGCGTGAAGGCGCCGACGTCGCCATCAACTATCTGCCCGCTGAGCAGCGCGATGCGGAAGAAGTGGCAAACTATATTCGCGAAGCGGGCCGTAAGGTTGTGCTGATCCCGGGCGATATTAGTGAAGAAGCCTTTTGTAAACAGCTGGTTACTCAGGCACATGAAGAGCTGGGCGGGCTGGATATCCTGGCGCTGGTGGCCGGTAAGCAGGTTGCGGTGGAGCAAATTGCTGAACTGACAACCGAGCAGTTCCGTAAAACCTATGAAACCAACGTGTTTTCCCTGTTCTGGATCACCCAGGCTGCGATCCCGCTGCTGCCGGAAGGCGCCTCGATCATTACTACCTCATCGATTCAGGCTTATCAGCCCAGCCCGCACCTGCTGGATTACGCCTCCACCAAGGCGGCGATCCTCGCCTATACCCGCGCGTTGGCGAAGCAGGTTGCAGAGAAAGGCATACGCGTTAATAGCGTAGCGCCAGGCCCCATCTGGACTGCGTTGCAAATCGCAGGCGGACAACCGCAGGAGAAACTGCCGGAGTTTGGTAAGCAGACGCCAATGAAGCGTGCCGGCCAGCCTGCGGAACTGGCAGGGGTTTATGTCTACCTGGCCTCGCAGGAATCCAGCTATGTGACGGCGGAAGTGCATGGCGTAACCGGTGGCGAACACCTGGGTTAAAATACAGGCCAGATGCAGGCACAAAAAAACCGGGGCGAAAGCCCCGGTTTTTTATACTTAGCGATCAGCACGATTATTTTTGCGCGGTTTCCATCCCCATCAGGCCAATCTTAAGATAGCCTGCGCCGCGTAATGCATCCATTGCGCTCATCAGCGTTTCATAATCCACAGATTTATCCGCCTGGAAAAAGATGGTGGTATCTTTTTTGCCTTCGGTTTGGGCGTTCAGCACGTCGATCAGCTTATCCTTGTTGACCGCTTCGTTGCCGATATACATCTGCTTATCGGCTTTAATCGAAAGATAAACCGGCTTTTCTGGTCGCGGCTGCGGCGCGCTGGTTGAGGCAGGTAAGTTAACCCTGACATCTACCGTGGCCAGCGGCGCGGCGACCATAAAGATAATCAGCAGCACCAACATCACGTCGATAAACGGCGTCACGTTGATCTCATGCATTTCACCGTTACTGTCTACATCGTCATTTAACCGCATCGCCATAGCGCTTAACCTACCCGCAGTTTATGTGCACTCTGTACCGGTTGCGCGTCGCTTTTGCTGCGCGCCAGATCCAGATCGCGGCTTTGCAGCAGCAGCACCTGCGCCGCTACATCGCCCAGGCCCGCTTTATAGCTGGCGATCATGCGGGCAAAAATATTGTAGGTGACGACCGCCGGAATAGCGGCGATCAGGCCGATGGCGGTGGCCAGCAGCGCCTCGGCGATACCCGGCGCGACAACCGCCAGGTTAGTGGTTTGCGTTTGCGCGATGCCGATAAAGCTGTTCATGATGCCCCATACGGTGCCGAACAGGCCGATAAAGGGCGCGACGGAACCGATAGTCGCCAGGAAGCCGTTGCCGCGACCGGCATGGCGGCTGATAGCCGCGACGCGACGCTCCAGGCGGAAGCCGGTACGCTCTTTAATGCCTTCGTTATCGTCCGATCCTGCGGAAAGCTCCAGTTCGTTCTGCGCTTCCTGCAGCAGTAGCGTACTCTGGCTGCGCGCATGAAAATTGTCGCTTAGCTCAGCGGCCTGACGCAGCGAACGCGCTTCCGCCAGCGCCTGCTGTTCCTGTTTCAAACGCCGACGCGCCGATGTCAGCTCGGTAAACTTGCCGAAGAAGATGGTCCAGGTGACAACGGACGCCAACAGCAGCCCGATCATTACCGCTTTTACTACGATGTCCGCATGTTCATACATGCCCCAGACAGAGAGATCCGTCTGCATCAGTTCATTGGTCACCACGCTAGTTCTCCAACCTTAAGAAGAGTCATTCAAACAGTTCCGGATCATACCAAAACAAGAGCGAATTGATACTAGTTCTCATTACTATTTACAAAGAATTCTCGTGCTTTTCTCCCCA
This Mixta hanseatica DNA region includes the following protein-coding sequences:
- a CDS encoding MFS transporter; the protein is MNVARNLQSPRRSAAKTIFSVTSGNFLEMYDFMVFGYYASAIAKTFFPGDNPFASLMLTLMTFGAGFLMRPLGAIVLGAYIDHHGRRKGLLLTLGLMALGTLTIACVPGYATLGAAAPMLILLGRLLQGFSAGVELGGVSVYLSEVAPKGRKGFYVSWQSGSQQIAVIFAALLGLLLNHLLAPQQVTEWGWRIPFVVGCLIVPFLFWIRRMLEETEAFSQRKQHPSMGAIVRTVASNWALVLAGMLMVVTTTVMFYMITAFTPTFGKTVLMMSDKQSFLVTLCIGLSNLIWLPLMGALSDRVGRRPLLITFTLLMILTAWPVLHWLVGSPSFAHLLEAELWLSFLYASYNGAMVVYLAEVMPAEVRASGFSLAYSLATALFGGFTPAVSSYLIHATGDKAMPGVWLTFAAVCGLLGTLLIKRLLKQYQMRQQHVTATAL
- a CDS encoding SDR family oxidoreductase is translated as MADQYKMQNPLTQYYAGEYPKQRQPAPGIQQDMQPVPDCGEKSYRGSQRLEGRKALVTGADSGIGRAAAIAYAREGADVAINYLPAEQRDAEEVANYIREAGRKVVLIPGDISEEAFCKQLVTQAHEELGGLDILALVAGKQVAVEQIAELTTEQFRKTYETNVFSLFWITQAAIPLLPEGASIITTSSIQAYQPSPHLLDYASTKAAILAYTRALAKQVAEKGIRVNSVAPGPIWTALQIAGGQPQEKLPEFGKQTPMKRAGQPAELAGVYVYLASQESSYVTAEVHGVTGGEHLG
- a CDS encoding fimbrial biogenesis chaperone, whose product is MTLFRTLMMALFMLLAPLAHAANSVMIWPIDPKIISEDKASELWLENRGKATTLMQVRIFAWQQVEGREQYQTQQQVLASPPVVRIEPGQKQLVRLIKMTPPAAGQEVAYRVVLDEIPTPQQPGENQAGLRFQMRYSVPLFVYGSGLSPDSSLPQLSWRTVMEGGQRWLEMNNRGAIHARLSNVSLNGRALGDGLFGYVLANSRHRWPLSFAPASGAQLSAEVNNKSWRSASSAH
- a CDS encoding Csu type fimbrial protein; this encodes MLLALITGNYALALPTQTFQVSAAIVAGCVVSGTNTGVFGALNFGTRSGVETNTISASYVQSSNINIACTPGTSLSMSINGGSYYTTTRNLKLANFNNTVAYRLYTNASYSAASEIPVNQNVALSYSNANNITLPIYGRLQLSGVQRPGSYSDTLTVTLSW
- a CDS encoding Csu type fimbrial protein, with translation MTIRPALFLALLLGGFSGTLHAACTLPASTASFGSVTSFAINSTASTSSTTANVNCGAGSVLSLLSGNNITLRLASASNVSGTRGTLTLAGASGGDNIPLQLCTASTCATEMTIGAAAITYSPAQLVNLIGLLGGLNFSIPLYLRTVPGQVVAAGTYSGTLNLAVTYRICTGIAALGLCLAGQDQNGSGTIPITVTLTVTNDCTTITAPNISFGSAPLVSSFSAISQSISVVCTKGSTYTVGLSNGNNANGSMRNMANGTNRLSYEIYKGSSTNRWGPAGTERQSSVNAASVSSNGLTRTFPYTARILSTQNTPPAGNYTDSVVVDLAF
- a CDS encoding Csu type fimbrial protein, which encodes MKLKLLLAVAGCALPLIATSSFAATTTGTINATLTLTTGCLVNGQPGTTGVNFGTLDFGSSAATFDTLNATLVGAAGTGIYVRCTTGQTYNVQVTSSNAAPATVYGEVTGQPRYLLLGSDNTQGISYTLYSDAGFANAIANNTNLPANGTADPTLGENYQIFGRIVGGGFDATIPAGTYTDTISVAVNY
- the exbB gene encoding tol-pal system-associated acyl-CoA thioesterase → MTNELMQTDLSVWGMYEHADIVVKAVMIGLLLASVVTWTIFFGKFTELTSARRRLKQEQQALAEARSLRQAAELSDNFHARSQSTLLLQEAQNELELSAGSDDNEGIKERTGFRLERRVAAISRHAGRGNGFLATIGSVAPFIGLFGTVWGIMNSFIGIAQTQTTNLAVVAPGIAEALLATAIGLIAAIPAVVTYNIFARMIASYKAGLGDVAAQVLLLQSRDLDLARSKSDAQPVQSAHKLRVG
- the exbD gene encoding TonB system transport protein ExbD, producing the protein MAMRLNDDVDSNGEMHEINVTPFIDVMLVLLIIFMVAAPLATVDVRVNLPASTSAPQPRPEKPVYLSIKADKQMYIGNEAVNKDKLIDVLNAQTEGKKDTTIFFQADKSVDYETLMSAMDALRGAGYLKIGLMGMETAQK